One segment of Macaca fascicularis isolate 582-1 chromosome 4, T2T-MFA8v1.1 DNA contains the following:
- the BCLAF1 gene encoding bcl-2-associated transcription factor 1 isoform X4, protein MGRSNSRSHSSRSKSRSQSSSRSRSRSHSRKKRYRSRSRTYSRSRSRDRMYSRDYRRDYRNNRGMRRPYGYRGRGRGYYQGGGGRYHRGGYRPVWNRRHSRSPRRGRSRSRSPKRRSVSSQRSRSRSRRSYRSSRSPRSSSSRSSSPYSKSPVSKRRGSQEKQTKKAEGEPQEESPLKSKSQEEPKDTFEHDPSESIDEFNKSSATSGDIWPGLSAYDNSPRSPHSPSPIATPPSQSSSCSDAPMLSTVHSAKNTPSQHSHSIQHSPERSGSGSVGNGSSRYSPSQNSPIHHIPSRRSPAKTIAPQNAPRDESRGRSSFYPDGGDQETAKTGKFLKRFTDEESRVFLLDRGNTRDKEASKEKGSEKGRAEGEWEDQEALDYFSDKESGKQKFNDSEGDDTEETEDYRQFRKSVLADQGKSFATASHRNTEEEGLKYKSKVSLKGNRESDGFREEKNYKLKETGYVVERPSTTKDKHKEEDKNSERITVKKETQSPEQVKSEKLKDLFDYSPPLHKNLDAREKSTFREESPLRIKMIASDSHRPEVKLKMAPVPLDDSNRPASLTKDRLLASTLVHSVKKEQEFRSIFDHIKLPQASKSTSESFIQHIVSLVHHVKEQYFKSAAMTLNERFTSYQKATEEHSTRQKSPEIHRRIDISPSTLRKHTRLAGEERVFKEENQKGDKKLRCDSADLRHDIDRRRKERSKERGDSKGSRESSGSRKQEKTPKDYKEYKSYKDDSKHKSREQDHSRSSSSSASPSSPSSREEKESKKEREEEFKTHHEMKEYSGFAGVSRPRGTFHDDRDDGVDYWAKRGRGRGTFQRGRGRFNFKKSGSSPKWTHDKYQGDGIVEDEEETMENNEEKKDRRKEEKE, encoded by the exons ATGGGTCGCTCCAATTCTAGATCACATTCTTCAAGGTCAAAGTCTAGATCACAGTCTAGTTCTCGATCAAGATCAAGATCTCATTCTAGAAAGAAGCGATACAG GTCTCGTTCCAGAACATATTCAAGGTCTCGTAGTAGAGATCGTATGTATTCTAGAGATTATCGTCGTGATTACAGAAATAATAGAGGAATGAGACGACCTTACGGGTACAGAGGAAGGGGTAGAGGGTATTATCAAGGAGGAGGAGGTAGATACCATCGAGGTGGTTATAGACCTGTCTGGAATAGAAGGCACTCTAGGAGTCCTAGACGAGGTCGTTCACGTTCCAGGAGTCCAAAAAGAAGATCCGTTTCTTCTCAAAGATCCAGAAGCAGATCTCGCCGGTCATATAGATCTTCTAGGTCTCCAAGATCATCCTCTTCTCGTTCTTCATCCCCATATAGCAAATCTCCTGTTTCTAAAAGACGAGGGTCTcaggaaaaacaaaccaaaaaagctGAAGGGGAACCCCAAGAAGAGAGTCCGTTGAAAAGTAAATCACAGGAGGAACCGAAAGATACATTTGAACATGACCCATCTGAATCTATCGATGAATTTAATAAGTCATCAGCCACATCCGGTGATATTTGGCCTGGCCTTTCAGCTTATGATAATAGTCCTAGATCACCCCATAGTCCTTCACCTATTGCTACACCACCTAGTCAGAGTTCATCTTGCTCTGATGCTCCCATGCTCAGTACAGTTCATTCTGCAAAAAATACTCCTTCTCAGCATTCACATTCCATTCAGCATAGTCCTGAAAGGTCTGGGTCTGGTTCTGTTGGAAATGGATCTAGTCGATACAGTCCCTCTCAGAATAGTCCAATTCATCACATCCCTTCACGAAGAAGTCCTGCAAAGACAATCGCACCACAGAATGCTCCAAGAGATGAGTCTAGGGGCCGTTCCTCATTTTATCCTGATGGTGGAGATCAGGAAACTGCAAAGACTGGGAAGTTCTTAAAAAG GTTCACAGATGAAGAGTCTAGAGTATTCCTGCTTGATAGGGGTAATACCAGGGATAAAGAGGCTTCAAAAGAGAAAGGATCAGAGAaagggagggcagagggagaaTGGGAAGATCAGGAAGCTCTAGATTACTTCAGTGATAAAGAGTCTGGAAAACAAAAGTTTAATGATTCAGAAGGGGATGACACAGAGGAGACAGAGGATTATAGACAGTTCAGGAAGTCAGTCCTCGCAGATCAGGGTAAAAGTTTTGCTACTGCATCTCACCGGAATACTGAGGAGGAAGGACTCAAGTACAAGTCCAAAGTTTCACTGAAAGGCAATAGAGAAAGTGATggatttagagaagaaaaaaattataaacttaaaGAGACTGGATATGTAGTGGAAAGGCCTAGCACTACAAAAGATAAGCacaaagaagaagacaaaaattctgaaagaataaCAGTAAAGAAAGAAACTCAGTCACCTGAGCAGGTAAAGTCTGAAAAGCTCAAAGACCTCTTTGATTACAGTCCCCCTCTACACAAGAATCTGGATGCACGGGAAAAATCTACCTTCAGAGAGGAAAGCCCACTTAGGATCAAAATGATAGCGAGTGATTCTCATCGTCCTGAAGTCAAACTCAAAATGGCACCTGTTCCTCTTGATGATTCTAACAG ACCTGCTTCCTTGACTAAAGACAGGCTGCTTGCTAGTACACTTGTCCATTCTGTCAAGAAGGAGCAAGAGTTCCGATCCATCTTTGACCACATTAAGTTGCCACAGGCCAGCAAAAGCACTTCAgagtcatttattcaacacattgTGTCCTTGGTTCATCATGTTAAAG AGCAATACTTCAAGTCAGCTGCAATGACCCTAAACGAGCGGTTCACTTCGTATCAGAAAGCCACTGAAGAACATAGTACTCGGCAAAAGAGCCCTGAAATACACAG GAGAATTGACATCTCACCAAGTACCTTGAGGAAGCATACCCGTTTAGCAGGGGAAGAGAgagtttttaaagaagaaaatcagaag GGAGATAAAAAATTAAGGTGTGACTCTGCTGACCTTCGGCATGACATTGATCGccgtagaaaagaaagaagtaaagaacgGGGAGATTCCAAGGGCTCCAGGGAATCCAGTGGAtcaagaaagcaggaaaaaactcCAAAAGATTACAAGGAATACAAATCTTACAAAGATGACAG TAAACATAAAAGTAGAGAGCAAGATCATTCTCGATCTTCATCCTCTTCAGCATCACCTTCTTCTCCCAGTTCTcgagaagaaaaggagagtaagaaggaaagagaagaagaattTAAAACTCACCATGAAATGAAAGAATACTCAGGCTTTGCAGGAGTTAGCCGACCACGAGGAACCTTT CATGACGACAGAGATGATGGTGTGGATTATTGGGCCAAAAGAGGAAGAGGTCGTGGTACTTTTCAACGTGGCAGAGGGCGCTTTAACTTCAAAAAATCAGGTAGCAGTCCTAAATGGACTCATGACAAATACCAAGGGGATGGGATTGTTGAAGATGAAGAAGAGACCatggaaaataatgaagaaaagaaggacAGACGCAAGGAGGAAAAG gaataa
- the BCLAF1 gene encoding bcl-2-associated transcription factor 1 isoform X7 — MGRSNSRSHSSRSKSRSQSSSRSRSRSHSRKKRYSSRSRSRTYSRSRSRDRMYSRDYRRDYRNNRGMRRPYGYRGRGRGYYQGGGGRYHRGGYRPVWNRRHSRSPRRGRSRSRSPKRRSVSSQRSRSRSRRSYRSSRSPRSSSSRSSSPYSKSPVSKRRGSQEKQTKKAEGEPQEESPLKSKSQEEPKDTFEHDPSESIDEFNKSSATSGDIWPGLSAYDNSPRSPHSPSPIATPPSQSSSCSDAPMLSTVHSAKNTPSQHSHSIQHSPERSGSGSVGNGSSRYSPSQNSPIHHIPSRRSPAKTIAPQNAPRDESRGRSSFYPDGGDQETAKTGKFLKSPPLHKNLDAREKSTFREESPLRIKMIASDSHRPEVKLKMAPVPLDDSNRPASLTKDRLLASTLVHSVKKEQEFRSIFDHIKLPQASKSTSESFIQHIVSLVHHVKEQYFKSAAMTLNERFTSYQKATEEHSTRQKSPEIHRRIDISPSTLRKHTRLAGEERVFKEENQKGDKKLRCDSADLRHDIDRRRKERSKERGDSKGSRESSGSRKQEKTPKDYKEYKSYKDDSKHKSREQDHSRSSSSSASPSSPSSREEKESKKEREEEFKTHHEMKEYSGFAGVSRPRGTFHDDRDDGVDYWAKRGRGRGTFQRGRGRFNFKKSGSSPKWTHDKYQGDGIVEDEEETMENNEEKKDRRKEEKE, encoded by the exons ATGGGTCGCTCCAATTCTAGATCACATTCTTCAAGGTCAAAGTCTAGATCACAGTCTAGTTCTCGATCAAGATCAAGATCTCATTCTAGAAAGAAGCGATACAG ttctaGGTCTCGTTCCAGAACATATTCAAGGTCTCGTAGTAGAGATCGTATGTATTCTAGAGATTATCGTCGTGATTACAGAAATAATAGAGGAATGAGACGACCTTACGGGTACAGAGGAAGGGGTAGAGGGTATTATCAAGGAGGAGGAGGTAGATACCATCGAGGTGGTTATAGACCTGTCTGGAATAGAAGGCACTCTAGGAGTCCTAGACGAGGTCGTTCACGTTCCAGGAGTCCAAAAAGAAGATCCGTTTCTTCTCAAAGATCCAGAAGCAGATCTCGCCGGTCATATAGATCTTCTAGGTCTCCAAGATCATCCTCTTCTCGTTCTTCATCCCCATATAGCAAATCTCCTGTTTCTAAAAGACGAGGGTCTcaggaaaaacaaaccaaaaaagctGAAGGGGAACCCCAAGAAGAGAGTCCGTTGAAAAGTAAATCACAGGAGGAACCGAAAGATACATTTGAACATGACCCATCTGAATCTATCGATGAATTTAATAAGTCATCAGCCACATCCGGTGATATTTGGCCTGGCCTTTCAGCTTATGATAATAGTCCTAGATCACCCCATAGTCCTTCACCTATTGCTACACCACCTAGTCAGAGTTCATCTTGCTCTGATGCTCCCATGCTCAGTACAGTTCATTCTGCAAAAAATACTCCTTCTCAGCATTCACATTCCATTCAGCATAGTCCTGAAAGGTCTGGGTCTGGTTCTGTTGGAAATGGATCTAGTCGATACAGTCCCTCTCAGAATAGTCCAATTCATCACATCCCTTCACGAAGAAGTCCTGCAAAGACAATCGCACCACAGAATGCTCCAAGAGATGAGTCTAGGGGCCGTTCCTCATTTTATCCTGATGGTGGAGATCAGGAAACTGCAAAGACTGGGAAGTTCTTAAAAAG TCCCCCTCTACACAAGAATCTGGATGCACGGGAAAAATCTACCTTCAGAGAGGAAAGCCCACTTAGGATCAAAATGATAGCGAGTGATTCTCATCGTCCTGAAGTCAAACTCAAAATGGCACCTGTTCCTCTTGATGATTCTAACAG ACCTGCTTCCTTGACTAAAGACAGGCTGCTTGCTAGTACACTTGTCCATTCTGTCAAGAAGGAGCAAGAGTTCCGATCCATCTTTGACCACATTAAGTTGCCACAGGCCAGCAAAAGCACTTCAgagtcatttattcaacacattgTGTCCTTGGTTCATCATGTTAAAG AGCAATACTTCAAGTCAGCTGCAATGACCCTAAACGAGCGGTTCACTTCGTATCAGAAAGCCACTGAAGAACATAGTACTCGGCAAAAGAGCCCTGAAATACACAG GAGAATTGACATCTCACCAAGTACCTTGAGGAAGCATACCCGTTTAGCAGGGGAAGAGAgagtttttaaagaagaaaatcagaag GGAGATAAAAAATTAAGGTGTGACTCTGCTGACCTTCGGCATGACATTGATCGccgtagaaaagaaagaagtaaagaacgGGGAGATTCCAAGGGCTCCAGGGAATCCAGTGGAtcaagaaagcaggaaaaaactcCAAAAGATTACAAGGAATACAAATCTTACAAAGATGACAG TAAACATAAAAGTAGAGAGCAAGATCATTCTCGATCTTCATCCTCTTCAGCATCACCTTCTTCTCCCAGTTCTcgagaagaaaaggagagtaagaaggaaagagaagaagaattTAAAACTCACCATGAAATGAAAGAATACTCAGGCTTTGCAGGAGTTAGCCGACCACGAGGAACCTTT CATGACGACAGAGATGATGGTGTGGATTATTGGGCCAAAAGAGGAAGAGGTCGTGGTACTTTTCAACGTGGCAGAGGGCGCTTTAACTTCAAAAAATCAGGTAGCAGTCCTAAATGGACTCATGACAAATACCAAGGGGATGGGATTGTTGAAGATGAAGAAGAGACCatggaaaataatgaagaaaagaaggacAGACGCAAGGAGGAAAAG gaataa
- the BCLAF1 gene encoding bcl-2-associated transcription factor 1 isoform X5: MGRSNSRSHSSRSKSRSQSSSRSRSRSHSRKKRYSSRSRSRTYSRSRSRDRMYSRDYRRDYRNNRGMRRPYGYRGRGRGYYQGGGGRYHRGGYRPVWNRRHSRSPRRGRSRSRSPKRRSVSSQRSRSRSRRSYRSSRSPRSSSSRSSSPYSKSPVSKRRGSQEKQTKKAEGEPQEESPLKSKSQEEPKDTFEHDPSESIDEFNKSSATSGDIWPGLSAYDNSPRSPHSPSPIATPPSQSSSCSDAPMLSTVHSAKNTPSQHSHSIQHSPERSGSGSVGNGSSRYSPSQNSPIHHIPSRRSPAKTIAPQNAPRDESRGRSSFYPDGGDQETAKTGKFLKSPPLHKNLDAREKSTFREESPLRIKMIASDSHRPEVKLKMAPVPLDDSNRPASLTKDRLLASTLVHSVKKEQEFRSIFDHIKLPQASKSTSESFIQHIVSLVHHVKEQYFKSAAMTLNERFTSYQKATEEHSTRQKSPEIHRRIDISPSTLRKHTRLAGEERVFKEENQKGDKKLRCDSADLRHDIDRRRKERSKERGDSKGSRESSGSRKQEKTPKDYKEYKSYKDDSKHKSREQDHSRSSSSSASPSSPSSREEKESKKEREEEFKTHHEMKEYSGFAGVSRPRGTFFRIRGRGRARGVFAGTNTGPNNSNTTFQKRPKEEEWDPEYTPKSKKYFLHDDRDDGVDYWAKRGRGRGTFQRGRGRFNFKKSGSSPKWTHDKYQGDGIVEDEEETMENNEEKKDRRKEEKE; this comes from the exons ATGGGTCGCTCCAATTCTAGATCACATTCTTCAAGGTCAAAGTCTAGATCACAGTCTAGTTCTCGATCAAGATCAAGATCTCATTCTAGAAAGAAGCGATACAG ttctaGGTCTCGTTCCAGAACATATTCAAGGTCTCGTAGTAGAGATCGTATGTATTCTAGAGATTATCGTCGTGATTACAGAAATAATAGAGGAATGAGACGACCTTACGGGTACAGAGGAAGGGGTAGAGGGTATTATCAAGGAGGAGGAGGTAGATACCATCGAGGTGGTTATAGACCTGTCTGGAATAGAAGGCACTCTAGGAGTCCTAGACGAGGTCGTTCACGTTCCAGGAGTCCAAAAAGAAGATCCGTTTCTTCTCAAAGATCCAGAAGCAGATCTCGCCGGTCATATAGATCTTCTAGGTCTCCAAGATCATCCTCTTCTCGTTCTTCATCCCCATATAGCAAATCTCCTGTTTCTAAAAGACGAGGGTCTcaggaaaaacaaaccaaaaaagctGAAGGGGAACCCCAAGAAGAGAGTCCGTTGAAAAGTAAATCACAGGAGGAACCGAAAGATACATTTGAACATGACCCATCTGAATCTATCGATGAATTTAATAAGTCATCAGCCACATCCGGTGATATTTGGCCTGGCCTTTCAGCTTATGATAATAGTCCTAGATCACCCCATAGTCCTTCACCTATTGCTACACCACCTAGTCAGAGTTCATCTTGCTCTGATGCTCCCATGCTCAGTACAGTTCATTCTGCAAAAAATACTCCTTCTCAGCATTCACATTCCATTCAGCATAGTCCTGAAAGGTCTGGGTCTGGTTCTGTTGGAAATGGATCTAGTCGATACAGTCCCTCTCAGAATAGTCCAATTCATCACATCCCTTCACGAAGAAGTCCTGCAAAGACAATCGCACCACAGAATGCTCCAAGAGATGAGTCTAGGGGCCGTTCCTCATTTTATCCTGATGGTGGAGATCAGGAAACTGCAAAGACTGGGAAGTTCTTAAAAAG TCCCCCTCTACACAAGAATCTGGATGCACGGGAAAAATCTACCTTCAGAGAGGAAAGCCCACTTAGGATCAAAATGATAGCGAGTGATTCTCATCGTCCTGAAGTCAAACTCAAAATGGCACCTGTTCCTCTTGATGATTCTAACAG ACCTGCTTCCTTGACTAAAGACAGGCTGCTTGCTAGTACACTTGTCCATTCTGTCAAGAAGGAGCAAGAGTTCCGATCCATCTTTGACCACATTAAGTTGCCACAGGCCAGCAAAAGCACTTCAgagtcatttattcaacacattgTGTCCTTGGTTCATCATGTTAAAG AGCAATACTTCAAGTCAGCTGCAATGACCCTAAACGAGCGGTTCACTTCGTATCAGAAAGCCACTGAAGAACATAGTACTCGGCAAAAGAGCCCTGAAATACACAG GAGAATTGACATCTCACCAAGTACCTTGAGGAAGCATACCCGTTTAGCAGGGGAAGAGAgagtttttaaagaagaaaatcagaag GGAGATAAAAAATTAAGGTGTGACTCTGCTGACCTTCGGCATGACATTGATCGccgtagaaaagaaagaagtaaagaacgGGGAGATTCCAAGGGCTCCAGGGAATCCAGTGGAtcaagaaagcaggaaaaaactcCAAAAGATTACAAGGAATACAAATCTTACAAAGATGACAG TAAACATAAAAGTAGAGAGCAAGATCATTCTCGATCTTCATCCTCTTCAGCATCACCTTCTTCTCCCAGTTCTcgagaagaaaaggagagtaagaaggaaagagaagaagaattTAAAACTCACCATGAAATGAAAGAATACTCAGGCTTTGCAGGAGTTAGCCGACCACGAGGAACCTTT TTTCGAATTAGAGGCAGAGGAAGAGCCAGAGGAGTTTTTGCTGGGACAAATACTGGTCCAAACAACTCAAATACTACTTTTCAAAAGAGACCGAAGGAAGAGGAATGGGATCCAGAATATACCCCAAAGAGCAAGAAGTACTTCTTG CATGACGACAGAGATGATGGTGTGGATTATTGGGCCAAAAGAGGAAGAGGTCGTGGTACTTTTCAACGTGGCAGAGGGCGCTTTAACTTCAAAAAATCAGGTAGCAGTCCTAAATGGACTCATGACAAATACCAAGGGGATGGGATTGTTGAAGATGAAGAAGAGACCatggaaaataatgaagaaaagaaggacAGACGCAAGGAGGAAAAG gaataa
- the BCLAF1 gene encoding bcl-2-associated transcription factor 1 isoform X3 yields the protein MGRSNSRSHSSRSKSRSQSSSRSRSRSHSRKKRYSSRSRSRTYSRSRSRDRMYSRDYRRDYRNNRGMRRPYGYRGRGRGYYQGGGGRYHRGGYRPVWNRRHSRSPRRGRSRSRSPKRRSVSSQRSRSRSRRSYRSSRSPRSSSSRSSSPYSKSPVSKRRGSQEKQTKKAEGEPQEESPLKSKSQEEPKDTFEHDPSESIDEFNKSSATSGDIWPGLSAYDNSPRSPHSPSPIATPPSQSSSCSDAPMLSTVHSAKNTPSQHSHSIQHSPERSGSGSVGNGSSRYSPSQNSPIHHIPSRRSPAKTIAPQNAPRDESRGRSSFYPDGGDQETAKTGKFLKRFTDEESRVFLLDRGNTRDKEASKEKGSEKGRAEGEWEDQEALDYFSDKESGKQKFNDSEGDDTEETEDYRQFRKSVLADQGKSFATASHRNTEEEGLKYKSKVSLKGNRESDGFREEKNYKLKETGYVVERPSTTKDKHKEEDKNSERITVKKETQSPEQVKSEKLKDLFDYSPPLHKNLDAREKSTFREESPLRIKMIASDSHRPEVKLKMAPVPLDDSNRPASLTKDRLLASTLVHSVKKEQEFRSIFDHIKLPQASKSTSESFIQHIVSLVHHVKEQYFKSAAMTLNERFTSYQKATEEHSTRQKSPEIHRRIDISPSTLRKHTRLAGEERVFKEENQKGDKKLRCDSADLRHDIDRRRKERSKERGDSKGSRESSGSRKQEKTPKDYKEYKSYKDDSKHKSREQDHSRSSSSSASPSSPSSREEKESKKEREEEFKTHHEMKEYSGFAGVSRPRGTFHDDRDDGVDYWAKRGRGRGTFQRGRGRFNFKKSGSSPKWTHDKYQGDGIVEDEEETMENNEEKKDRRKEEKE from the exons ATGGGTCGCTCCAATTCTAGATCACATTCTTCAAGGTCAAAGTCTAGATCACAGTCTAGTTCTCGATCAAGATCAAGATCTCATTCTAGAAAGAAGCGATACAG ttctaGGTCTCGTTCCAGAACATATTCAAGGTCTCGTAGTAGAGATCGTATGTATTCTAGAGATTATCGTCGTGATTACAGAAATAATAGAGGAATGAGACGACCTTACGGGTACAGAGGAAGGGGTAGAGGGTATTATCAAGGAGGAGGAGGTAGATACCATCGAGGTGGTTATAGACCTGTCTGGAATAGAAGGCACTCTAGGAGTCCTAGACGAGGTCGTTCACGTTCCAGGAGTCCAAAAAGAAGATCCGTTTCTTCTCAAAGATCCAGAAGCAGATCTCGCCGGTCATATAGATCTTCTAGGTCTCCAAGATCATCCTCTTCTCGTTCTTCATCCCCATATAGCAAATCTCCTGTTTCTAAAAGACGAGGGTCTcaggaaaaacaaaccaaaaaagctGAAGGGGAACCCCAAGAAGAGAGTCCGTTGAAAAGTAAATCACAGGAGGAACCGAAAGATACATTTGAACATGACCCATCTGAATCTATCGATGAATTTAATAAGTCATCAGCCACATCCGGTGATATTTGGCCTGGCCTTTCAGCTTATGATAATAGTCCTAGATCACCCCATAGTCCTTCACCTATTGCTACACCACCTAGTCAGAGTTCATCTTGCTCTGATGCTCCCATGCTCAGTACAGTTCATTCTGCAAAAAATACTCCTTCTCAGCATTCACATTCCATTCAGCATAGTCCTGAAAGGTCTGGGTCTGGTTCTGTTGGAAATGGATCTAGTCGATACAGTCCCTCTCAGAATAGTCCAATTCATCACATCCCTTCACGAAGAAGTCCTGCAAAGACAATCGCACCACAGAATGCTCCAAGAGATGAGTCTAGGGGCCGTTCCTCATTTTATCCTGATGGTGGAGATCAGGAAACTGCAAAGACTGGGAAGTTCTTAAAAAG GTTCACAGATGAAGAGTCTAGAGTATTCCTGCTTGATAGGGGTAATACCAGGGATAAAGAGGCTTCAAAAGAGAAAGGATCAGAGAaagggagggcagagggagaaTGGGAAGATCAGGAAGCTCTAGATTACTTCAGTGATAAAGAGTCTGGAAAACAAAAGTTTAATGATTCAGAAGGGGATGACACAGAGGAGACAGAGGATTATAGACAGTTCAGGAAGTCAGTCCTCGCAGATCAGGGTAAAAGTTTTGCTACTGCATCTCACCGGAATACTGAGGAGGAAGGACTCAAGTACAAGTCCAAAGTTTCACTGAAAGGCAATAGAGAAAGTGATggatttagagaagaaaaaaattataaacttaaaGAGACTGGATATGTAGTGGAAAGGCCTAGCACTACAAAAGATAAGCacaaagaagaagacaaaaattctgaaagaataaCAGTAAAGAAAGAAACTCAGTCACCTGAGCAGGTAAAGTCTGAAAAGCTCAAAGACCTCTTTGATTACAGTCCCCCTCTACACAAGAATCTGGATGCACGGGAAAAATCTACCTTCAGAGAGGAAAGCCCACTTAGGATCAAAATGATAGCGAGTGATTCTCATCGTCCTGAAGTCAAACTCAAAATGGCACCTGTTCCTCTTGATGATTCTAACAG ACCTGCTTCCTTGACTAAAGACAGGCTGCTTGCTAGTACACTTGTCCATTCTGTCAAGAAGGAGCAAGAGTTCCGATCCATCTTTGACCACATTAAGTTGCCACAGGCCAGCAAAAGCACTTCAgagtcatttattcaacacattgTGTCCTTGGTTCATCATGTTAAAG AGCAATACTTCAAGTCAGCTGCAATGACCCTAAACGAGCGGTTCACTTCGTATCAGAAAGCCACTGAAGAACATAGTACTCGGCAAAAGAGCCCTGAAATACACAG GAGAATTGACATCTCACCAAGTACCTTGAGGAAGCATACCCGTTTAGCAGGGGAAGAGAgagtttttaaagaagaaaatcagaag GGAGATAAAAAATTAAGGTGTGACTCTGCTGACCTTCGGCATGACATTGATCGccgtagaaaagaaagaagtaaagaacgGGGAGATTCCAAGGGCTCCAGGGAATCCAGTGGAtcaagaaagcaggaaaaaactcCAAAAGATTACAAGGAATACAAATCTTACAAAGATGACAG TAAACATAAAAGTAGAGAGCAAGATCATTCTCGATCTTCATCCTCTTCAGCATCACCTTCTTCTCCCAGTTCTcgagaagaaaaggagagtaagaaggaaagagaagaagaattTAAAACTCACCATGAAATGAAAGAATACTCAGGCTTTGCAGGAGTTAGCCGACCACGAGGAACCTTT CATGACGACAGAGATGATGGTGTGGATTATTGGGCCAAAAGAGGAAGAGGTCGTGGTACTTTTCAACGTGGCAGAGGGCGCTTTAACTTCAAAAAATCAGGTAGCAGTCCTAAATGGACTCATGACAAATACCAAGGGGATGGGATTGTTGAAGATGAAGAAGAGACCatggaaaataatgaagaaaagaaggacAGACGCAAGGAGGAAAAG gaataa